In a genomic window of Pseudomonadota bacterium:
- the mnmA gene encoding tRNA 2-thiouridine(34) synthase MnmA has translation MSGLDLTSLGFSNPSQTRIIVAMSGGVDSSVTAALLHEAGFNVIGITLQLYDYGMSLGKKGACCAGQDIYDASLVAEKFGFPHYVLDYESVFKESVIEDFADSYLRGETPIPCVRCNQRVKFRDLFKVAKDLGGHALATGHYVERRLGQHGPELHRAQNSKKDQSYFLFATTTDQLDYLRFPLGHMTKEETRLHAYRLGLNVADKPDSQDICFVPNGNYAQVVEKLRPGALESGEILDEAGHVLGKHSGIINFTIGQRKGLNLSSNPNNGEPLYVIRLNPEKHQVIVGPQSSLAKKEIYLNDVNWLSQSPADTSISCHVKVRSSQEPLPATAFLNLGEKTAQITFETPEFGISAGQACVFYKNSQVLGGGWISR, from the coding sequence ATGTCAGGCCTTGATTTAACTTCTTTGGGCTTTTCAAATCCCTCCCAAACACGCATTATTGTTGCGATGTCAGGTGGGGTTGATAGCTCTGTCACAGCAGCGCTCCTCCATGAAGCTGGGTTTAATGTTATTGGAATCACGCTCCAACTCTATGATTATGGCATGAGCCTTGGAAAAAAAGGCGCCTGTTGTGCTGGGCAAGACATTTATGATGCTTCTTTGGTTGCAGAAAAATTTGGATTTCCTCATTATGTTCTTGATTATGAAAGTGTTTTTAAAGAATCTGTCATTGAAGATTTTGCTGACAGTTATCTTAGGGGCGAAACCCCCATTCCCTGTGTAAGATGCAATCAACGCGTCAAATTCAGAGATCTTTTTAAAGTTGCCAAAGATTTGGGGGGCCATGCTCTTGCAACAGGTCATTATGTAGAAAGACGTCTTGGCCAGCACGGGCCTGAGCTTCACCGTGCTCAAAATTCAAAAAAAGATCAAAGCTATTTTTTGTTTGCAACAACCACCGATCAGCTTGATTATTTAAGATTTCCCTTAGGGCATATGACGAAAGAAGAAACTCGGCTTCATGCGTATCGTCTTGGCCTGAATGTAGCTGATAAACCAGATAGCCAAGATATTTGCTTTGTACCCAATGGAAATTATGCTCAAGTTGTTGAAAAACTACGCCCTGGTGCTTTAGAAAGTGGTGAAATTCTTGATGAGGCTGGGCATGTTCTTGGAAAGCATTCAGGAATTATCAATTTTACAATAGGACAGAGGAAAGGCCTTAACCTGTCTTCAAACCCTAATAATGGTGAACCTCTTTATGTCATTCGATTAAACCCTGAAAAACATCAAGTTATTGTGGGACCACAATCTTCTTTAGCAAAAAAAGAAATTTATTTAAATGATGTTAATTGGCTAAGTCAGTCTCCTGCAGATACTTCAATTTCATGTCATGTTAAGGTGCGTTCTTCTCAAGAGCCCTTGCCTGCCACCGCTTTTCTGAATCTTGGAGAGAAAACAGCTCAAATTACTTTTGAAACCCCTGAATTTGGCATATCTGCAGGACAAGCTTGTGTTTTTTATAAAAACAGTCAGGTTCTTGGAGGGGGCTGGATTTCACGTTAA
- a CDS encoding glycosyltransferase family 4 protein, whose protein sequence is MPMHLALIISSLNSGGAQRVLSILANHWASQGHKISLITLDRPESPPFYPLNSKINIFQLNKNKPETSCINRLKAISDRFLSLRKKIQKLKPDLIVSFVDIMNITTLISSLGLKIPVIVSERTHPKYHKIPLLYQKLRGLFYSKASQVIVQTESAAQYFKNLKNVSVIPNAVLIPNKTKQDVNLMPQHIVSIGRLCPFKGFDTLIYTFSNLLQQYSNLILTIYGEGQERKNLEKLISFLNLENKVFLPGALKEIQTSLLKADLFIFPSHYEGFPNALCEAMAIGLPVIASNCSGNIDIIQDHINGRLFPIGDIEALTQISLELLKDTNQRVKLSQNAKQLSEQFHPNLIFNLWDQAISNSLKN, encoded by the coding sequence GTGCCAATGCACCTTGCTCTCATTATTTCTTCTCTCAATTCTGGTGGCGCTCAACGCGTTTTATCAATTCTTGCAAACCATTGGGCCTCACAAGGTCATAAAATCTCACTCATTACGCTTGATCGTCCTGAATCCCCTCCTTTTTATCCTTTAAATTCTAAAATTAATATTTTTCAATTGAATAAAAATAAACCAGAAACTTCATGTATAAATCGTCTTAAAGCCATTTCAGATCGTTTTCTCTCGTTAAGAAAAAAAATTCAAAAGCTTAAACCTGATCTCATTGTGTCTTTTGTTGACATCATGAATATCACAACCCTGATATCCTCACTTGGCTTAAAGATTCCTGTTATTGTTTCTGAGCGGACCCATCCAAAATATCATAAAATTCCCTTACTTTATCAAAAATTACGAGGACTTTTCTATTCAAAAGCAAGCCAAGTTATCGTTCAAACGGAATCAGCGGCTCAATATTTTAAAAATTTAAAAAATGTTTCTGTTATTCCAAATGCTGTTCTTATTCCAAATAAAACAAAACAAGATGTTAATTTAATGCCTCAACATATTGTATCTATAGGAAGACTCTGCCCCTTTAAAGGTTTTGATACACTTATTTATACCTTTTCAAACCTCCTACAGCAGTATTCTAATTTAATACTTACCATTTATGGAGAAGGTCAAGAACGTAAAAATCTTGAAAAGCTTATTTCTTTCTTGAATTTAGAAAATAAAGTCTTTCTCCCAGGTGCTCTTAAAGAGATTCAGACCTCTCTTCTTAAAGCAGATCTTTTCATCTTTCCCTCACATTACGAAGGATTCCCAAATGCTTTATGTGAAGCCATGGCTATTGGTCTACCTGTAATAGCCTCCAATTGTTCTGGAAACATTGATATTATACAAGATCATATTAACGGACGACTTTTTCCCATTGGGGATATTGAAGCTCTCACGCAGATTTCTCTTGAACTTTTAAAAGATACAAATCAACGGGTGAAACTTTCTCAAAATGCAAAACAACTCTCTGAGCAGTTTCATCCTAATTTAATTTTTAATCTTTGGGACCAGGCTATTTCTAACTCCTTGAAGAATTAA
- a CDS encoding methyltransferase domain-containing protein encodes MTYNIQIWKENKEKYQDYWENKDIGGTFNNLINNFNEVETYIEEEGFLEDFKRACLCLEKLGKKISGVGADFAAGSMWLTAFILKNYPLITQFYAIDYSRKNVFDLGSKLLEHYKISPEKLTLCLGSFYDIKLPSESLDFIVMAQAFHHAENPDVLLQESYRLLKKGGFLIMVGELFISKNLYFKCYLNYLASLIVSSKYFPLSFFKHFKKLQNIGSKRLKGSFQNIYFPPDPVTGDHYYLKSQYKMFFLRNKFKFINIKSKKSNHLAYILFKR; translated from the coding sequence ATGACCTATAATATTCAAATATGGAAGGAAAATAAAGAAAAGTATCAAGATTACTGGGAGAATAAAGATATTGGAGGCACTTTTAATAACCTAATTAATAATTTTAATGAAGTAGAGACATATATTGAAGAAGAAGGATTTCTAGAAGATTTTAAAAGAGCTTGTCTTTGTTTAGAAAAATTAGGAAAAAAAATTTCAGGTGTAGGCGCTGATTTTGCAGCAGGATCCATGTGGTTAACAGCTTTTATCTTAAAAAACTATCCGTTAATAACTCAATTTTATGCTATTGATTATTCTCGGAAAAATGTATTCGACTTAGGAAGTAAATTACTTGAGCATTATAAAATTTCCCCCGAAAAGCTCACATTATGTCTTGGATCTTTTTATGACATTAAATTACCTTCAGAAAGCTTGGACTTTATTGTAATGGCCCAAGCTTTTCATCATGCAGAAAATCCTGATGTACTTTTGCAAGAATCCTATCGGCTCCTTAAAAAGGGAGGATTTTTAATTATGGTAGGTGAGCTTTTTATATCTAAAAATCTTTATTTTAAATGTTATTTAAATTATTTAGCATCCCTTATAGTTTCCTCAAAGTATTTTCCTCTCTCTTTCTTCAAACATTTTAAGAAACTCCAAAACATCGGTTCAAAACGTTTAAAGGGATCATTCCAGAATATTTATTTCCCGCCAGATCCGGTAACGGGTGACCATTACTATTTAAAGTCACAATATAAAATGTTCTTTTTAAGAAATAAATTTAAATTTATAAATATTAAATCTAAAAAATCAAATCATTTAGCTTATATTCTTTTTAAAAGATAA
- a CDS encoding SDR family oxidoreductase — MFKERVLVTGGAGFIGTHLCRKLLDLNYDVICLDNFFTGRKENISDLLKSPYFELVRHDVTQPFKAQVEEIYNLACPASPVYYQSDPVKTIITNVMGAINMLDLAKMNNSKILQASTSEVYGDPEIEVQHEEYWGRVNPIGIRSCYDEGKRSAETLFFDYHREYNVQIRVARIFNTYGPYMRPDDGRVVSNFIVQALRNNKLTIYGDGSQTRSFCYINDLVDGLLKLMKLGNSITTPINLGNPQPITMNCLAETIMELMGKKLEIEYKSLPQDDPKQRQPDISKAKKYLDWTPTTSLKDGLKLTIDYFKKILA, encoded by the coding sequence ATGTTTAAAGAAAGAGTGCTCGTTACTGGTGGTGCAGGATTTATAGGAACGCATTTATGCAGAAAACTTCTTGATTTAAATTATGATGTGATTTGCCTTGATAATTTCTTTACAGGAAGAAAAGAAAATATTTCTGATCTTCTTAAGAGTCCTTATTTTGAACTTGTAAGGCATGATGTAACTCAGCCCTTTAAAGCACAAGTGGAAGAAATCTATAATTTAGCATGTCCTGCAAGTCCCGTTTATTATCAATCAGACCCCGTAAAAACTATAATAACTAATGTCATGGGTGCTATAAATATGCTTGATCTTGCTAAAATGAATAATTCTAAAATTTTACAAGCTTCAACAAGTGAAGTTTATGGAGATCCTGAAATAGAGGTTCAGCATGAAGAATATTGGGGGCGTGTCAATCCAATAGGAATACGCAGTTGTTATGATGAAGGAAAAAGATCTGCTGAAACTTTATTTTTTGATTACCATAGAGAATACAATGTTCAAATAAGAGTTGCTCGGATTTTCAATACCTATGGTCCTTATATGAGACCTGATGATGGAAGAGTCGTCAGTAACTTTATCGTACAAGCATTACGTAACAATAAATTAACAATTTATGGTGACGGATCTCAAACACGGAGTTTTTGTTATATTAATGATCTTGTAGATGGCCTCTTAAAATTGATGAAACTTGGAAATAGTATCACAACACCTATAAACCTTGGCAACCCCCAACCCATAACAATGAATTGCTTAGCTGAAACAATAATGGAGCTTATGGGAAAAAAGCTTGAAATTGAATATAAATCTCTTCCTCAAGATGACCCTAAACAACGTCAACCAGATATATCAAAAGCAAAGAAATACCTTGATTGGACTCCAACTACTTCACTTAAAGATGGATTAAAATTAACAATAGATTACTTTAAGAAAATCTTAGCTTAA
- a CDS encoding glycosyltransferase, whose amino-acid sequence MHKNPLISVIVTTFNRKEFLKKTLNSILSQTYSNLEILVIDDGSSDNTHSVVEKFSDNRLQFHTIKHSGRPAVPRNYGIKKSKGNFIAFCDDDDIWEADKISLQIKAFQDNPSIKLCYTNSSYIDENDLVLSFPYNSSKDKITTFKDQLYQNKVTFSSLMIHRDVVQAGHYFDERLSLKASEDFLFITKIVAKYPIYYLNLPLIKYRVHQNGISHNRTNIKKLVIYYFRLTRCFYNLLKEDYISIIKFFHLSCYHFIQVNKQISYLLLQRFKTFLRNANV is encoded by the coding sequence ATGCATAAAAATCCTCTCATCTCCGTTATTGTTACGACTTTCAATAGAAAAGAGTTTCTTAAAAAAACTTTAAATTCCATTCTTTCTCAAACATATTCTAATTTAGAAATACTTGTCATTGATGATGGCAGCTCTGATAATACACATTCTGTTGTTGAAAAATTTTCAGATAATCGACTGCAGTTTCATACAATAAAACATTCAGGCAGGCCTGCTGTTCCACGAAATTATGGTATTAAAAAATCTAAAGGAAATTTTATCGCTTTTTGTGATGATGACGATATTTGGGAAGCAGATAAAATATCTCTTCAAATAAAAGCATTTCAAGATAATCCTTCTATTAAATTATGCTATACAAATTCGAGTTATATTGATGAAAATGATCTGGTTCTTTCTTTTCCTTATAATTCCTCAAAAGATAAAATAACAACATTCAAAGATCAACTTTATCAAAATAAAGTAACATTTTCCTCTCTTATGATTCATCGAGATGTTGTTCAAGCCGGACATTATTTTGATGAACGGCTTAGCTTAAAAGCTTCAGAAGATTTTCTCTTTATAACAAAAATTGTTGCAAAATATCCTATTTATTATCTTAACCTACCTCTCATAAAATATCGAGTCCATCAGAATGGAATTAGTCATAACCGCACGAACATCAAAAAATTAGTAATTTATTATTTTCGCTTAACAAGGTGCTTTTATAACTTATTAAAAGAAGATTACATTTCTATTATTAAGTTTTTTCATTTATCATGTTACCACTTTATTCAAGTTAACAAACAAATTTCATATCTTCTCTTACAACGCTTCAAAACTTTTCTAAGGAATGCCAATGTTTAA
- a CDS encoding class I SAM-dependent methyltransferase, translating to MTINCWICNQATVKKTVQLRSKKEATLHYCHVCDFEFFSHENDALLSNNQLDKTRLESAGLDIPKQEKDFENGYNQSKTYVSDYLNKEDVGAKILEIGCSWGYFLKAAKEFGAVPYGLEINPVRLEYVKEKLGINCKPSLEDYISSKTKFKKIFSFYCLEYIKHPLSFFNNLLNLLEPGGEIIFITPNLNDVLKDVWHNPGYQHFFYDECAIGYYSFKAINSLLNHLKKDRTIHTSVQTKQGYSLYNHLHWYFNQKPINNNCLVGGDRLPEDIKMVLEQDKSFIGDYLANLIYRFDQEYKKVIEENNFGNQILIRIKKQCPV from the coding sequence ATGACAATTAACTGTTGGATTTGTAATCAGGCAACCGTTAAAAAAACCGTTCAATTACGATCAAAAAAAGAAGCAACTCTCCATTATTGTCATGTGTGTGATTTTGAGTTTTTTTCTCATGAGAATGACGCTTTACTGTCAAACAACCAACTTGATAAAACGCGATTAGAATCTGCAGGCCTTGATATTCCTAAACAAGAAAAAGATTTTGAGAATGGTTATAATCAATCTAAAACTTATGTCTCTGATTATCTTAATAAAGAAGATGTGGGTGCAAAAATCTTAGAGATAGGATGTTCATGGGGTTATTTTTTAAAGGCAGCAAAAGAATTTGGGGCTGTTCCCTATGGCCTTGAAATAAACCCTGTAAGGTTAGAATACGTTAAGGAAAAACTTGGTATAAATTGCAAGCCTTCTCTTGAGGATTATATTTCTTCTAAAACTAAATTTAAAAAAATATTTTCTTTTTACTGTTTGGAGTATATAAAACACCCCCTTTCATTTTTTAATAATCTCTTAAACCTTCTTGAGCCAGGAGGAGAAATTATTTTTATAACCCCTAATCTAAATGATGTTTTAAAAGATGTTTGGCATAACCCAGGATATCAACATTTCTTTTATGATGAATGCGCTATCGGGTATTATTCCTTCAAAGCTATAAATTCTTTATTGAACCATCTTAAAAAGGACAGAACCATCCATACATCTGTTCAAACGAAACAAGGTTATAGCCTCTATAATCATTTGCATTGGTATTTTAATCAAAAACCAATCAATAATAATTGCCTTGTGGGGGGAGATCGATTGCCAGAAGATATTAAGATGGTTTTAGAACAAGATAAAAGTTTCATTGGAGATTATCTTGCAAATTTAATTTATAGATTTGATCAGGAGTATAAAAAAGTAATTGAAGAAAATAATTTTGGGAACCAAATCTTAATTAGAATAAAAAAACAGTGTCCAGTATAA
- a CDS encoding NAD-dependent epimerase/dehydratase family protein, giving the protein MKILITGGMGYIGSHIIQKLQTENHEITILDNLTTSLKNSENQHELICADITNYESLKTNLQNRTFDVVLHLAAQSSGPASFKNPELDLKINILGTLNIIRLCDHLKIPRILFASSFTVYGDNSSHEMLTETLPCDPKSLYGVGKLTGEQYLKVYAEKLGIRWNALRMFNVYGPGQDLSRKDQGMVSIFLSYVREGNHIPLQGSSERFRDLVYIDDVVSAWMLCLKKDIPNQIFNVGSGSKTTIKELIDALAVLHNKNITIEIVEASPGDIMGCYADISKAKKQLDYNPQYDLKLGLTNFKNWADQTFGVTQ; this is encoded by the coding sequence ATGAAAATTCTTATTACAGGTGGAATGGGATATATAGGTTCTCATATTATCCAGAAACTTCAAACAGAAAATCATGAAATTACCATTTTAGACAATCTTACAACTTCTCTTAAAAATTCAGAAAATCAGCATGAGTTAATTTGTGCAGATATCACGAATTATGAATCTCTCAAAACCAATCTTCAAAATAGAACTTTTGATGTCGTCCTTCATTTAGCAGCCCAGTCATCAGGGCCTGCCTCCTTTAAGAATCCAGAGCTTGATTTAAAAATTAACATCCTTGGAACTTTAAATATTATTCGTCTTTGTGATCATCTTAAAATTCCCAGAATTCTCTTTGCCTCTTCTTTTACCGTTTATGGTGATAACTCAAGTCATGAAATGCTAACAGAAACTTTGCCTTGCGATCCAAAATCTCTCTATGGCGTTGGAAAATTAACAGGAGAACAATATCTAAAAGTTTATGCTGAAAAACTTGGAATTCGTTGGAATGCTCTTAGAATGTTTAATGTCTATGGGCCCGGCCAAGATCTTTCAAGAAAAGATCAAGGAATGGTTAGCATTTTTTTAAGCTATGTACGGGAAGGAAATCATATCCCTCTTCAAGGGAGTTCAGAAAGATTTAGAGATTTGGTTTATATTGATGATGTTGTTTCAGCGTGGATGCTTTGTCTTAAAAAAGATATTCCTAATCAAATCTTTAATGTTGGATCTGGATCTAAGACAACAATAAAAGAATTAATTGACGCACTCGCAGTTCTTCATAATAAAAACATTACAATTGAAATTGTTGAAGCCAGCCCTGGCGACATTATGGGATGCTATGCTGATATTTCTAAAGCAAAAAAACAACTCGATTATAATCCACAATATGATCTTAAGTTGGGATTAACAAATTTTAAAAATTGGGCTGATCAAACCTTTGGAGTTACACAATGA
- a CDS encoding histidinol-phosphate aminotransferase family protein — protein MFLKKKSYLRDIKRIRIPETRDLSNGLRLDRNEKADNWPENFIEAVLASKPASFFSTYPDLSGLYKKLATHLNVEEEQILVSSGIDGVIKTLFEILVEPGEKIGVFAPTYAMYDVYAKLFQAKLIHIGYKSDYTPDWAAFESFLNQKPAILFLPNPNQPIESCFSLDELRTIAQKCLEVGCLFVVDEAYHYFGADSALPLLKEFENVVVMRTFSKAFGIPSARLGYMVSTSENMDLLCKTRFAHEANSFSAAMAEYLLDHFEIVKNYTHQINQSRIYVKEALQKLGIPSRGEKGNYLLITLKSNEQTKKCVEFLRNQKIYVKGPWASPWDNCITITLAPQNLMERFIKSMETFVREQ, from the coding sequence ATGTTTTTAAAGAAAAAGAGCTATTTAAGAGATATTAAGCGCATTCGAATTCCAGAAACACGCGATTTAAGCAATGGACTTCGATTAGACAGAAATGAAAAAGCCGACAATTGGCCTGAAAATTTTATTGAGGCTGTCTTAGCATCCAAACCAGCTTCTTTTTTCAGCACCTATCCAGATCTTTCTGGACTTTATAAAAAGCTGGCCACCCATTTGAATGTTGAAGAGGAACAAATCCTTGTTTCATCTGGAATTGATGGTGTGATTAAAACCTTATTTGAAATTCTTGTTGAGCCTGGTGAAAAAATTGGTGTCTTTGCACCAACATATGCAATGTACGACGTATATGCTAAGTTATTTCAAGCTAAGCTTATTCATATTGGATACAAGTCAGATTACACCCCCGATTGGGCGGCATTCGAATCATTCCTAAATCAAAAGCCAGCGATTCTATTTTTGCCTAATCCCAATCAACCCATTGAGTCTTGTTTTTCTTTAGATGAACTAAGAACCATTGCTCAAAAATGTTTAGAAGTTGGATGTTTGTTTGTTGTTGATGAAGCCTATCATTATTTTGGAGCAGATTCTGCCCTTCCTCTTTTAAAGGAGTTTGAAAACGTTGTCGTTATGCGCACATTTTCAAAAGCATTTGGAATTCCATCGGCACGGCTTGGGTATATGGTCTCAACTTCGGAGAATATGGATTTATTATGTAAAACACGTTTCGCCCATGAAGCCAATTCTTTTAGTGCCGCTATGGCTGAATATCTTTTAGATCATTTTGAGATTGTAAAAAACTACACACATCAAATTAATCAATCAAGAATTTACGTTAAGGAAGCACTTCAAAAACTCGGAATTCCATCAAGAGGTGAAAAAGGCAACTATCTTTTAATTACTTTAAAATCAAACGAACAAACAAAAAAATGTGTTGAATTCTTAAGAAACCAGAAAATTTATGTAAAAGGTCCTTGGGCTTCACCTTGGGATAATTGTATTACAATAACATTAGCTCCTCAAAATCTTATGGAAAGATTCATCAAATCAATGGAAACCTTTGTGAGGGAACAATGA